gacaaaaccCACATAGGTAAAGCAACTGAAGAAGATGCAGTGACATCGACCTCTGACCCCACTACCCACAATGCTCCTCAAGGGACTGGCTAGCGTCGGCGAGAGTtcctattaattatttttatgtgggaATCCTAACAAGAACAGCAGATTAGAATAAAAATCTGTTATGACGAGAGCTGGCTCTGAGTCTGATCATTTTGATGCCACTCACAGGGCTGAGGAGGTTTGGGAAAAGCCATTTATcccccaccttctccctcccctgcctcagtctctgcatCTTTAGCATGAGCAGCACTCAGCCTCTAGGGACtctcatgtgggtcctgggagctggGTAAAGAAATTTCTTAGCATCATCGACCTGGCTTTTAGTGGCCCCTCATTGAGTGCCTGACAGGAAACACATTGATAATCACAGAGGTAACCAGGGGATGTCTTCAAGGGCCACCACAGTAAAGCCATCCAGACTCTTAGCCAGCCTTGCTAGTCACTGGGCTATTATGGTAGGCACATGAGAGATACCATGTATCCCTGCCTAGACTATGAATTCATCATGGGAGCAACCAAGGGGCATTGGGCATGAAGAGATATCTAACCTTTCAAGGTAAACCAAACCATGCTGGGGAAACAGCCAAAGAGAGGGCCAGGGGTGTCTTTCTCACAGGTGAGGACAGGAGAGACATTTCAAGCTTCTGAAAGCCTTGGGGAGAAGGACATGGCAGAAGGGTGTGAAGCTTCTAATCTGTATCTCTAGCTTCACCATTGAGAGCTTTAGCCTTCCTCACCTTCATCCAGAGAGTGGGGTGAGTATGGTCCACATCACCACCAATGACAATACACAGTGGAGAATTCAGACAATGCCAATAGAAAGTGCTTGGTGGCCCGGACTCCATTCCTTACCTTAGGTGAGGTTAGGTTCACACCCAGACCAGCCCCTCATGGGTAAGGGCTCCACAGACATTGCTTAATTTTGCTTCCTGGAAGAGGAATGTTGCCTGCTGAACACTGAAGAAGAGGAACAGTGAACAGGACCAACCCAGAGAGGGGACCAAaccagggatgggggaggggctcggACTTTCATTTTCGTTAGCTTGTGTCAAGCGCCTTCCATGTTTGCCGGCTTTCAGAGAAACTGTGCATTCTAAAATTCAATATATTCTCACCGCTCAAACAGTAAAAGAGCTGAAGAGGTGACATTTGTCATCTCAGCGCTCTGGAGGCTgatgaggaaggatggagagCCTAGGCTACTGTGGGTCatatagcgagaccctgtctcaacaccaaaaataaaattaaaacaagataaGAAGCTTTGACGCCCTCTTTCCAGGCAAGTTCTTGCCAAAGACGTCTGCACAAGTCACAGACCCTCCGTGCTATTTCACACCGATTTTCCCCTTGGGAGGCTACTTCCTATCGGTCCCTTAGCAGCTTCCTAGTCCCTTTCACAGCTCCTGTTCCCCCACCTTAGaggctcctgcctgcctctgcagggCAATGACCAGCAGTGGTGAGCCACTGGAAGGTTTGCCTCAGTTGGGATCTGAACCCAGAAAGCTAGCCCGTGATCTCTTCCAACACTCGGCCTTGGCCAGTGCTCAAAGTTCCTTCCAGAAAAATGTGGGCTGCCAGCCCCTGGGCAGTGGGGAGGACCCTACAGCATGGTCCTCCCTACCCCATCTCAGCCTGAACACCTTGAGCTCGGGTCCCCATCCCTAAAGAGACTTCCCATCAACCTCTTCTTGAGGAGGGTCATCTTATATTTCCATTGGCCTCCCTCCGCTGCCCAACTAAGCCTCCATGGCCCCAAAGAatccaagaaaagaaagttttcccTAGGGAAGGAAAATCGGACCTGTTGACAGTGAAGTGATCCTGGCATGATTTCTTACCCAGAGATGGTCTGAGTAGATCCGGATACCTGGGGCACAGGGCTGGGCACTGGGATCACGGCGGCTCTCCCCAGGCTCCTAGAAACCCAGAGAGGTATGGCATAGAGGTGGGCAGAGCCATTCCTGGGCCTGGGCATAGTCTTGCCCTTCAGCCTGCCCAAAGGCCCCTCTTCTTGAAGCCCCTTCCCGTATCATGGCCATAGCCTGCTCCCCAGGGCCCAGAtgccccctccctttttcttcttaatgGTTCCAACGCCATTCTACCCCATGTCAGGCCGTGGGAAGAATGCCGTGTCCTCTGAACGGGGGCCAAGAGTGACAGGTGGTGGCAACCCGTACTGCATGGCCCCTGGTGTCAAAGATCCTCCTCTTAGTCTCCGCCTCCACTGCCCACgcccctgcctccgcctctgcccACCATGCCCAATCCCTTACAACCACCCCAGGATTGCGCCTGACTAGCTGCAGCAGACTGCCGGCCACCAGGTTGCCCCTCTCCATTCAGGTACATCTCTCCTTCTCAGTTGGCTGGCCTTGGCCTTCTCTCTCCACAGCTGGAAAAGCGGGGGCATCTGACAATCCGATACACTTCGCTCCTCTTTCTGCAGCTAGAAAGACTTGAGTTAGACAAGCAGAAGCACACGCCTACCTACCTCATGGCTACAGAAAACGGAGCAGTTGAGCTGGGAACCCAGAGTCTGTCAACAGGTGCCAAGCCCGGGGCAGGAGATAGGAAGGAGGAGCTTCAGAAGCGATGTCTCTGAAGCCAGCGTTAGGCAGGCTTCTCACAGGGAAGTCCGTGCCCAAGGTTCTCTGCTTGGTGCAGGAGGGATTTGGGAACGGGGATAATCTGTGGGTGGAGCTGGGCCGGGTCCAGCACCTGCATGAAGCCTTTGCTGGAGGGGAGATGGGACACCTCCGTCAATGCCTGTTGGGGGTTCGCTTTAAAACTAGAACGCAAGGACTGTCGGGAGGCCAGCAAAGCCTATCCAGAGGGGGAGAAGCTGGTGCGGAGCCCCCAAGCTCCAGACAAGACTGTCACCAAGCCGCTCCAGAGACTTGGAGGGACAGGCTTTGAGGGGTTGTTCCTGGGTGGGGACACAGAGCAGGTCTCTGCCCCACTTGGCAGGGGAAGAAAGGCAGGGATGCTGATGGATTTCCCCCGTCCTTTGCAGAACAAACACCTAAAGACGCAGCAGGTGATAGATCTCCAGCTTCAGAGAAAGAACCCAGCCtcccagacacagagaaagacctgGGCCCCACTAACGCGAAGAAAGACCCTGGCGCGCCGGATCCAAAGAAAAATCCAGATCCACCCTCCCTGAAGAAAACTCCCGAAGCCCCTGGTCCAGAGAAAAAGGGTGACTCGGCCCCAGCTTCAGCCAGCAACCAGGGCCCTTCAGGAGAGGGTGATGAAGGTGGGGGCCCTGCTGAAGGCGGTACGGGGCCTCCTGCAGTCTTGCCCCAGCCCACTGCCACAGCTGATGCCAGCATCCAGAAGCTGGACGCCACGCAAGCGCCCTCGGGCAACCAGCAATCtggagaggccaaggcaggcaagAAGGCAGCAGAATGCCGAGAAGCAGGACGAAGGGGCTCACCCGCCTTTCTTCACAGCCCTAGCTGCCCCGCGATCATCTCCTGGTGAATGGCCCTGCTTGGGGAGGGGGAAGTCTCATGGCTCCTTTTTCCAGACTTAATCCAGATTGAGTACTGGATATTATCAGATCTTGTGCTGGAGAGGGTAGTTCTGGTTCAGGAACCCACACAACCACCCTATCTCTGAAGAAATGATATTACCTTCATTCAGAGAACAGAATGTGGGACAGAGGATGTCACCAAAGACTGGCTacatgccccaccccccactagGCTTCTGGATGTTTGTTTCACGAGTGGTGAGCTGGAGTGTAGCCTTCTTAATTTAATACAAAAAGACGACAAACAATTCATTCATAAGCTGGTGCAACCAGTTAGGCACAGCTGGACACTCAGGATCTGCAGAGGACATGGACACTCTCACACCAGTCACAGTAACACATTACTGGCAACACTTCTCATGCCAGTCACAGTAATGCACTACTGGCAGTTACATGgtaacattgtatttatttatttttctatgaatCAGGAGCCTTATGGCTTTCTGTCATCCTGTCTTATTAGCCACATACTAGCAGCCAGGTTCTGTCAATAGGTCTTCCCTGGGTTGAGAATTGGCCCTTAATGTGGACAAAACAGATGGCAAGCTTGGTCTGGAAGCCTCGAACCTGCCTGAGGTGTCTCACTTCTTACCTTCCAGTTCTGAGAAGACACTGGCCATGAAGCCCTTAAGCGAGACAACAGAGCTCATCTTTGCAGGGGTGTCTGAAACCCCTGATCCCCAAGATCCTGGTCCAgctaaggcagaaggagggaCGAACACGCTGGCAGAGcggaaagaagaggcagaggcaggccaggctGAGCAGGCTAAGGTGCAAGGGGACACCTCCCAGAGGATCGGGTTCCAGGCTGTTCCCtcagagagagcagaggtggggcaggccctCTGTCTCACTGCCAAGGAGGAAGACTGCTTCCAAATTCTGGGTAGGTAGGGGCAGACTGGGGTTAGAGTGTCccggggatgggggagggagggatggagtaGTCCCAGTCCTTTCTTATGCAGGGACCTAAATTACCCTGATCCACACCTCCCCCAGGCTCCCTGATGCAAATGTCACAGGGCACCAGGTAGTATTTCTTTCCGATAGAGACGGGGAAGGGAAACAAAATGTCCAAAAATGATGAAGACCGTTTGACTCAAAAACCCCACTTTTGACTTTCTTCTACTTTGGTTAAGAAAATCACACAGATAAGTGTAACAACGAAAACTTGCTGCAAAGTGGAGTTGGGGCTCTCTGTCTGAGGAAAGGTTCCAATGTCAGTTGCTTTGAAAAGAACTGGTGGAGGGCAGCGTGTCAGGGAGCCATAGCTGCACAGGTGTTTGTGTGAGGGACCAGTTGcgagggaagctgaggcagcacTCCACAGGAACTGGGAGAAAGCCCTGGGGCGGTGGGAGAGCAAGCTTGAACAGCAGGAGGAGTGAGGGGATCCCAGCACGGGTGCAATTGGGCTGGGGGTAGGGTGACATAGGGTCAGGAGAGCCCAGAGTGTCCTGATACCCCCTCCTCCAGGCTGAGGTGCCCTGGGAGACCAGCCAGTCTGCCTGGCTCGCGGCAGAGTGCCACTCAGACAGGGTGGGAGGACCTGGCGGCTGGGCGGTGGCCAGgggccctgcctcctgcccccgCGGCTCCAGAGACCTCCGCCCCGCCCAGAGATCACATCCTTGGCATGACAGGACCTGAACCACCTCCAAGGGCCGTCTGATTTATCACCAGAGTGGCTTCCCTGCCGCCtctatttttaaaggtttccaTTCCGATGAGTCAGCCCGCTGGCCTTCGGTGCCTGCTGTGCTCGTGATGCCCACTAGGTGGCGGTGTCTCACTATCGAACTGCTGTGTCCCTGGGCGCCTCACCGCGGTGTGTAATCAGGTGGCCGGCAAGTGTCTCCACCCACACGGTCATTCAGACACAGCAGTCCCACTGTCTGGGATTCCACTTCACAGCTGCTGTATGAGCTTGTTCGGGTGTGTGGCTGTTTTTAATTGAaacagcctccctcctccctataGCTTGTATCTAAGTCCTGTCAGCTAGTTAGTTCTGCAGAGACCCTGAATCCCCATTGTTGGAGACAGATGTCCAAGGCCATTTTGGGTGTATAAGGCCGAACTCCAATTGGGTGGGTCTGATAGTCCTGTCCTCACCAGATGTTTCTCAGGCGTCACTTGGTGAACTCAATAtttcttggggggtggggcagatcAGGCAGGAGGCAGTGATGTTAAAGACATTTCCCAGAAGTCCTCACTAACAGCTCAACTCTGTCTTCTTAGATGATTGTCCgccacccccagcccccttccCACACAGGATCGTGGAGCTGAGGACCGGAAATGTCAACAGTGAATTCAGCATGAACTCAAAGGAGGCATTGGGAGGGTGAGATAGCGAACCAAGCTTGGAACCACTTATGGGGGAGCATCCAGCCCCTGTGGCCCAGACACACCCCGTAGGACATGGTCCACATACTTGTGCTTGCTTCTCCGTGCTCACACATGTTATCCATCAGGTCTCCCAATGTGCAGTGACCACGGTCACTTTCTGGATAAGCCTTTGGCCATTCCTAGTCTGTTCCTCTCTGCCCCATGCTCTCCAGCCATCATTTTGGTAGAGTAGCCTTTGCTTCAGGAGGGAGTAAGGCCTGGTGGGACGAGTGCTCCCATTTTCAGAGGAGCAGCCAGAGTCACCACCCGGCCTGTGTCAGGAGAAGGGAGCACAGGCCTTTGGTGACCCCTGGGTGTTGGAAGTAGCCTCACTTCCGGCCTTTCATTCTAGTGGCAAGTTTGGAGCAGTGTGCACCTGCACGGAGAGATCCACAGGCCTCAAACTGGCAGCCAAGGTCATCAAGAAACAGACCCCCAAGGACAAGGTAGTAGGGGAATGCTGGCCCTGCAGCAGGGAGATGTTCTCGGAGTGGACATCTCTTATCTCTTGTCAGTGCTAGGCTGGGACCCTGGTGTGAAAAGCTTGTGCCACCCAGAGAGAAGGATGGACAAACAGCCTGGTGTCCCTAACATAAACCACACATCCAATTTCTCAGGGGACTCTCCCTTCTAGGCCCCCTGTGCAGCTCAGAGGCACCGGGGGACATGGCTGCTAGCTCCGAGCCTAGCTGGGAGGGATGAGTTTTCTGTGTGGCTCTACCCAGCTCCTGTGTGTggatttttgtcttatttatttgatTGACGGACTGAGAAAGGGCTTGTGCGTCCCAgagtgtccttgaactcactttgtccccgtcccccccgcccccccacccccgagctgagggccaaacccagggccttgcgcttgctaaatccccaaccccttgaactcactttgaggcagaggataaccctgaactccagattctcctgcttctgcttcttgtgTGTTGGGATTGCAGGAGTTTTCCACTACATCcagtggttctgggaattgaacccaggacctcttgcACCCCAGGCAAGGACTCTGCcagctgagctacactcccagccccaGATCTGTACTTTTGACTGTTCTTCCCTGGTCTGTACCACCAGATCTGGTTCAGAACGAATGCTCAGTGTCCTGTGATAATTCACATAACCAGACGCTGCACGAGTTAACTGGAGCCAGCTGTTGGTTAATCGATCActgagcatttttttctttgccttccacCGTCCCAGGTGCCAGAGGAATGTCACAGGACAGGACTGAAAAAGTCCCCAACCTCGTGGGTGCAGCACATCAGAGTATAGGGACAGATAGATGACTAAAGGCTGGAACGAAACGAAGAGCATGACACCAGGTGTTGAGAGGtgccaggaagaaagagaagcaggacagGGGCGGGGAGTTTGGTCAGAGGGACCATGTTAGACATGGGCCTCTCTGGGGAAGCGGTAGGCAAAGTGTGAGCTGGATGAAGGGCAAAGAGGTGCAGCTGGACAGTCTCACACTGATGCCTAGAGTTTAACAGCCGCCCTGGGGATGTGGGCACAAGGAGAGGCCTAATGAGTGCTACATGCCAACGTCGTGGTGTAAATATTCCTACCATAGCTTACATCAGCCCACCAATGAGACTGTTGATCTGCACACCTTCTGAAAGTTAAAAGTGACAGTTGTTTAGCGTAGAAAGGGCGTTACGGGTGGCTGGGTTTCTAATGCAGCTTAGGTGGAACTGTGACAAAGGCCTTAGTGATGGACTGTCAGTGGGCATACAGAGACGATCTAGCTCTTTGTCCCTAATGCTTGGGTGAAGgcttgtgtctttttcttttccttgatgaCTGTAGGCAAGTCAATCATAGAGAAGGGTGGTACCAAGGACTTATTAGCATACGATACATTTGGGGCTTCCTTAGATCCCCTAAAGGGAAACGGCAAAGATAGCTGCTCCGTATTTGAGAATCAACCCCAtttcaggggtgggggttggacaGGGTCTTATAGTGTGATCTAGGcgggtcttgaactcctgaccctcctgcctctgcctcctgaattccgGGATTAAGAGCATGTGCTCCCACATTTGGCTTTGGGAATGGCGCCCACGTGCCTACGACATAGTTATAGCTCTTCTGTAGGTGCTCAGGGTGAGGTGATAGGGAGAGAGCGATGGAAGCAAGGAGGCCGGTGGGAGGAGCTTGGAGGGGGTGCTGGTACCCAGTGGGTCCTCTTGATTTCCTCGCTCCTCAGGAAATGGTGTTGCTGGAGATCGAGGTCATGAACCAGCTGAACCACCGCAATTTGATCCAGCTGTACTCAGCCATTGAGACCTCGCACGAGATCATCCTGTTCATGGAGTAGTGAGTGTCCGCTGTGGGAGTGGGGTCTGGGTGGCAGGGCTAGCAGCCCCAGAGCCCGTCTGCAGTGGGGTCTGTGTACACAGCATTGAGGGCGGCGAGCTCTTTGAGAGGATCGTGGATGAGGACTACCAACTGACGGAAGTGGATACCATGGTGTTCGTCAGGCAGATCTGCGACGGGATCCTCTTCATGCACAAGATGAGGGTCCTGCACCTGGACCTCAAGGTACTGGGCTGGGACCTCCTGGAGTTGTTGACACAGACTCATTTCTCTCTAGCGTC
The DNA window shown above is from Rattus rattus isolate New Zealand chromosome 5, Rrattus_CSIRO_v1, whole genome shotgun sequence and carries:
- the Mylk2 gene encoding myosin light chain kinase 2, skeletal/cardiac muscle isoform X1, encoding MATENGAVELGTQSLSTEQTPKDAAGDRSPASEKEPSLPDTEKDLGPTNAKKDPGAPDPKKNPDPPSLKKTPEAPGPEKKGDSAPASASNQGPSGEGDEGGGPAEGGTGPPAVLPQPTATADASIQKLDATQAPSGNQQSGEAKAGKKAAECREAGRRGSPAFLHSPSCPAIISCSEKTLAMKPLSETTELIFAGVSETPDPQDPGPAKAEGGTNTLAERKEEAEAGQAEQAKVQGDTSQRIGFQAVPSERAEVGQALCLTAKEEDCFQILDDCPPPPAPFPHRIVELRTGNVNSEFSMNSKEALGGGKFGAVCTCTERSTGLKLAAKVIKKQTPKDKEMVLLEIEVMNQLNHRNLIQLYSAIETSHEIILFMEYIEGGELFERIVDEDYQLTEVDTMVFVRQICDGILFMHKMRVLHLDLKPENILCVNTTGHLVKIIDFGLARRYNPNEKLKVNFGTPEFLSPEVVNYDQISDKTDMWSLGVITYMLLSGLSPFLGDDDTETLNNVLSANWYFDEETFEAVSDEAKDFVSNLITKDQSARMSAEQCLAHPWLNNLAEKAKRCNRRLKSQILLKKYLMKRRWKKNFIAVSAANRFKKISSSGALMALGV
- the Mylk2 gene encoding myosin light chain kinase 2, skeletal/cardiac muscle isoform X2 — its product is MATENGAVELGTQSLSTEKEPSLPDTEKDLGPTNAKKDPGAPDPKKNPDPPSLKKTPEAPGPEKKGDSAPASASNQGPSGEGDEGGGPAEGGTGPPAVLPQPTATADASIQKLDATQAPSGNQQSGEAKAGKKAAECREAGRRGSPAFLHSPSCPAIISCSEKTLAMKPLSETTELIFAGVSETPDPQDPGPAKAEGGTNTLAERKEEAEAGQAEQAKVQGDTSQRIGFQAVPSERAEVGQALCLTAKEEDCFQILDDCPPPPAPFPHRIVELRTGNVNSEFSMNSKEALGGGKFGAVCTCTERSTGLKLAAKVIKKQTPKDKEMVLLEIEVMNQLNHRNLIQLYSAIETSHEIILFMEYIEGGELFERIVDEDYQLTEVDTMVFVRQICDGILFMHKMRVLHLDLKPENILCVNTTGHLVKIIDFGLARRYNPNEKLKVNFGTPEFLSPEVVNYDQISDKTDMWSLGVITYMLLSGLSPFLGDDDTETLNNVLSANWYFDEETFEAVSDEAKDFVSNLITKDQSARMSAEQCLAHPWLNNLAEKAKRCNRRLKSQILLKKYLMKRRWKKNFIAVSAANRFKKISSSGALMALGV